A genomic segment from Nodularia sphaerocarpa UHCC 0038 encodes:
- a CDS encoding thioester reductase domain-containing protein codes for MNQLIYLKPNVIVEPLFNQWYGWSYLISPATAAMYIAHSHLPIMQSFVAAPQVHQDALKNPAMIGGPFINYDSSRVEDIQILLETTQKQQAHLLELAQAIQDLEKILAEHTQGYSLEPLYEKIPQALRGYVELVQDSNNYPSIRFIEGLLYRSPYYNCANQSVNLYLGDGDKRAFVLSTPRLPDEQSIHLKTAFGDRALDQLFQMRHTPHLYEDIRDTLKIQPQQETLFADFFTTTPPNQEPNYTEEAVRIRYFGHACVLIQTESISILCDPIISYPDDSGDNRYTYQHLPPVIDYVLITHNHQDHIMLETLLQLRHKIKTVVVPKSNKGTLIDPSLKLMLQQIGFEDVREIDELEVIQLTDGYITGLPFLGEHGDLNIAAKAAYLMNLKGRSILCAADSNNIDPQLYSHLQQIFGDIDVLFIGMECGGAPYTWAYGALLTNQVPRKIAQTRRLDGSDSSRAIALVQQLHPQQVYIYAMGQEPWLTFITSIIYTAESKAIIESNQLIAYCHSQEILSKRLFGCEEIFLKPNPETSSIIGNIKTHTLLQPEIWEGVSSIQSFLSELQRLDIRIWLEDTDSTPKLRCNAPKGVLKPTLKAQLQERKSEIIEFLQNSEKTKIEIDWEQETTLDSTIIPPSSSCLSPSASSLLLTGATGFIGAFLLQELLNKTTASIYCLIRAENIETAKQRIVKTLQNYQIWDNSYSERIIPIVGDLAKPKLGLSALEFANLANQIDIIYHNGAKVNHTEPYNRLKVANVLGTQEIFRLASQSKLKPVHLISSTSIFAANNNTNLQVTEDDNLDKYSIPIGGYAQSKWAAEKLAITAINRGIPVNIYRLGAVSGDSKTGAFNQDDFLYKLLLGYVQLGSIPDTAMPLEILPVDYVCTAIIELSKIASNHQIFHIIQPKPVSSEMVFEQLKKIGFKIEKISYQQWRNKILEIAQNSPEHILYPLIPLLPRQRTTHESQPNTKLQIDNKKTQNILNQLITPPTINENLIQTYLSHLIQQNWIKTKLPS; via the coding sequence ATGAACCAACTAATTTACCTGAAACCCAATGTCATCGTTGAACCACTTTTCAATCAGTGGTATGGGTGGTCATACTTAATTTCTCCCGCTACAGCCGCAATGTATATTGCTCATTCCCATCTGCCAATTATGCAATCTTTTGTAGCTGCACCCCAGGTACATCAAGATGCTTTAAAAAATCCGGCGATGATTGGCGGTCCTTTCATTAACTATGATTCCAGTCGAGTTGAGGATATACAGATATTACTAGAGACAACCCAAAAACAGCAAGCGCACCTGCTAGAACTGGCGCAAGCAATTCAAGATTTAGAAAAAATCTTAGCTGAACATACTCAGGGTTATTCCTTAGAACCTTTGTATGAGAAAATTCCTCAAGCTTTACGTGGATATGTTGAATTGGTGCAAGATAGTAACAATTATCCGTCAATTCGCTTTATTGAAGGGTTACTTTATCGCAGTCCATATTATAATTGCGCCAATCAATCGGTGAATTTGTACTTGGGTGATGGAGATAAACGGGCTTTTGTTTTGAGTACACCACGCTTACCGGATGAGCAGAGTATACATCTAAAAACGGCATTTGGCGATCGCGCACTTGACCAACTCTTCCAAATGCGTCACACTCCCCATCTCTATGAAGATATTCGAGACACCCTCAAAATTCAACCCCAGCAAGAAACTCTATTTGCAGACTTTTTCACCACCACACCCCCCAACCAAGAACCCAATTACACCGAGGAAGCTGTAAGGATTCGCTACTTTGGTCACGCCTGTGTTTTAATTCAAACCGAATCTATCAGCATTCTCTGTGACCCAATTATTAGTTATCCTGATGATTCTGGAGATAATCGTTACACATACCAACATCTCCCCCCGGTGATTGACTACGTTCTGATCACCCACAATCATCAAGACCATATAATGTTAGAAACATTGTTGCAGTTACGCCACAAAATTAAAACTGTGGTCGTTCCTAAAAGTAATAAGGGAACCTTAATTGACCCTTCTTTAAAATTGATGCTGCAACAAATTGGGTTTGAAGATGTCCGAGAAATTGACGAATTAGAAGTAATTCAACTTACAGATGGTTACATAACCGGATTACCATTTTTAGGAGAACACGGAGACTTAAATATTGCTGCAAAAGCTGCGTACTTAATGAATCTCAAAGGACGTTCAATATTATGTGCCGCCGATTCTAATAATATTGACCCCCAACTGTACAGCCACCTACAGCAAATTTTTGGTGATATCGATGTATTATTTATTGGTATGGAATGCGGTGGTGCGCCTTATACGTGGGCTTATGGGGCATTATTAACCAATCAAGTTCCGCGAAAAATTGCCCAAACACGACGCTTAGATGGTTCTGATAGTAGCAGGGCGATCGCCTTAGTGCAACAACTCCACCCACAGCAAGTATATATTTATGCAATGGGTCAAGAACCTTGGCTCACCTTCATCACCTCAATTATTTATACCGCAGAATCTAAAGCCATAATCGAATCTAACCAACTAATAGCATATTGTCATAGCCAAGAAATCCTCAGCAAACGCCTCTTTGGTTGTGAAGAAATCTTCCTAAAACCAAACCCTGAAACCTCATCAATTATAGGAAATATCAAAACTCACACCCTTTTACAACCGGAGATTTGGGAAGGGGTATCTTCAATTCAATCATTTCTCTCAGAATTGCAGCGTCTAGATATTCGCATTTGGCTAGAAGATACCGATAGCACACCCAAACTACGCTGTAACGCTCCCAAAGGAGTTTTAAAACCGACCTTAAAAGCACAATTACAGGAACGCAAAAGCGAAATAATTGAATTTTTGCAAAACTCTGAAAAAACAAAAATAGAAATAGATTGGGAACAAGAAACAACCCTTGATTCAACAATTATTCCTCCTTCCTCATCTTGCTTATCCCCCTCAGCTTCCTCATTACTATTAACAGGTGCGACAGGATTTATCGGCGCATTTTTACTACAAGAACTATTAAATAAAACCACCGCCTCAATTTATTGTTTAATCAGAGCCGAAAATATTGAAACAGCAAAACAGAGAATAGTCAAAACCTTACAAAACTACCAAATTTGGGATAACTCATACTCAGAAAGAATTATTCCCATAGTAGGCGACTTAGCCAAACCAAAATTAGGACTATCTGCACTAGAATTTGCCAACTTAGCCAACCAGATAGACATAATTTATCACAATGGAGCAAAGGTAAATCACACAGAACCTTACAACCGTTTAAAAGTCGCCAACGTGTTAGGTACACAGGAAATTTTCAGACTAGCAAGCCAGAGCAAATTAAAGCCTGTACATTTAATTTCCTCAACCAGCATTTTTGCAGCCAATAATAATACTAACTTACAGGTAACAGAAGATGATAACTTAGATAAATATAGTATACCTATTGGTGGATATGCTCAGAGTAAATGGGCAGCCGAAAAATTAGCCATAACTGCCATAAACCGAGGAATACCAGTCAACATCTACCGATTAGGAGCAGTTTCAGGAGATAGTAAAACCGGAGCATTTAATCAAGACGACTTTCTCTACAAACTGCTTCTAGGCTACGTACAGTTAGGCAGTATACCAGATACAGCCATGCCCTTAGAAATTTTACCAGTAGATTACGTCTGTACTGCCATTATCGAACTATCAAAAATAGCATCCAACCATCAAATTTTCCATATCATTCAACCCAAACCTGTTTCCTCAGAGATGGTTTTTGAACAACTAAAAAAAATCGGCTTTAAAATCGAGAAAATTTCCTACCAACAATGGAGAAACAAAATATTAGAAATAGCCCAAAATTCCCCAGAACATATCCTATATCCCCTAATTCCCCTACTACCGAGACAGAGAACCACCCATGAATCACAACCCAATACTAAATTGCAAATTGACAACAAAAAAACCCAAAACATCCTAAATCAACTAATCACCCCACCCACCATCAACGAAAACCTAATTCAAACCTACCTCTCCCACCTCATCCAACAAAACTGGATTAAAACAAAACTCCCCTCTTAA
- a CDS encoding amino acid adenylation domain-containing protein: MKTIEKFLAHLYSLDVKLWIEDANLRCSIPEDVLTDELGVELRSRKSEIINFLRQAKSSAINYTQAILPVERHENLPLSFAQQRLWFLEQLQLGNATYNLPTAVRLKGNLDVRVLERSLNEIIQRHEVLRTQFKTVNGNPVLHIQPSVTLPLAVIDLQAFNPLEQDEEVRHIALKEAQTPFDLATDVLLRVKILRLAKHENVVLFTMHHIVSDGWSMEILIKELATLYNAFSTNQPSPLPELAIQYVDFAIWQRQWLQGEVLDTQLDYWRQQLGGILPVLQLPTDYPRGRVQTFRGAIESFSLSPQLSQDIIKIAKIAGVTPFVTLLTAYKILLHRYTGQTDILVGTPVANRHRREIEGLIGFFVNTLVLRTNLTDNPSFQDLLQQLKNTTWQAYDHQDIPFEKLVEVLQPERDLSFNPLFQVKFRLENAPTEKLELPGLTLTPLNRTEASAKLDLSLDMYETSAGFVGAFEYNRDLFVPETISRMVGHFQTLLTAIVENPEKRISELPLLTESERQKILIDWNQTQVEFPSHLTFQNLFAAQVEKTPDAVAVIFEKQSLTYRELNQKSNQVAHYLQKKGVKPEIIVGLCVERSPLMIIALLGILKAGGAYLPLDPNYPPERLEYMLADSQVPILLTETSLKPALSTSPNYEIIYLDTDWEIISQCSTEKPESEVKPENLAYLIYTSGSTGKPKGVLIPHIGLTNLTKHKIETCDVHPGDCVLQFFSLSFDASIPEIIMALGSGAKLCLAKSESLLPGETLLQLLQNNAVTHITITPSALSLLPSADLPHLRMILVGGEAPSPELIAKWSEGRRFINAYGPTEVTVNASMVLCGNGHPLLPTIRPSANKQVYILDNYLQPVPIGVIGELYISGIGLARGYLNRPDLTAERFIKNPFNHFNNQSSPPPRLRGGAVGEESRLYKTGDLAYYLPDGRIKLLGRIDNQVKIRGFRIEPQEVETVLCQNSGVRAGVVIVREDQPEQKRLVAYVVPNEETREQGKENLLSSQSLRSFMREKLPEYLVPSAFVLLKDLPLTPNGKIDIHSLLAPEEILSTSEFIAPRTEIEAQLANIYTQILNLEKVSIHDDFFELGGHSLIATQLISQALQVFQVELTVMDLFDAPTVAGMAERILQRQLTAEIKVTSDTGDDEREEFEI; this comes from the coding sequence ATGAAGACAATAGAAAAGTTTCTGGCACACCTTTACAGCCTAGATGTGAAACTGTGGATAGAAGATGCTAATTTGCGGTGTAGTATTCCTGAAGATGTGCTGACGGATGAACTTGGTGTAGAATTGCGATCGCGCAAATCTGAAATTATCAATTTTTTACGTCAAGCTAAGTCTTCTGCAATCAATTATACACAAGCAATTTTACCAGTAGAACGCCATGAAAATCTGCCGCTTTCTTTTGCTCAACAAAGATTGTGGTTTTTAGAACAATTACAACTTGGTAATGCTACATATAATTTACCCACAGCAGTGCGATTAAAGGGGAATTTAGATGTTAGGGTATTAGAGCGATCGCTCAATGAAATTATCCAGCGTCATGAAGTATTACGGACACAATTCAAAACCGTAAATGGCAATCCTGTTTTACACATTCAGCCCAGTGTCACTCTTCCCCTAGCTGTCATTGATTTACAAGCATTTAATCCCCTAGAACAAGATGAAGAAGTCCGCCACATCGCCTTAAAAGAAGCACAGACACCCTTTGATTTAGCCACAGATGTACTATTGCGGGTGAAAATTCTCCGTTTAGCTAAACATGAAAACGTAGTATTATTTACCATGCACCACATCGTCTCTGATGGTTGGTCAATGGAAATATTAATTAAGGAATTGGCAACTCTTTATAATGCCTTTAGTACCAATCAACCATCACCCTTACCAGAGTTAGCAATTCAGTATGTTGATTTTGCAATTTGGCAGAGACAATGGTTACAAGGAGAAGTTTTAGACACGCAACTAGACTATTGGCGACAACAGTTAGGCGGTATTCTGCCAGTATTACAATTACCCACCGACTACCCCCGTGGACGAGTACAAACATTTCGGGGTGCAATTGAGTCTTTTTCTCTCTCTCCTCAGTTGAGTCAAGACATCATCAAAATAGCAAAAATTGCAGGTGTCACCCCCTTTGTTACCCTCCTCACAGCTTATAAAATCCTTCTGCACCGCTACACCGGACAAACAGATATACTCGTTGGTACTCCCGTAGCTAATCGCCATCGTCGGGAAATTGAAGGTTTAATTGGCTTTTTTGTCAACACATTAGTATTAAGAACAAATCTCACAGATAATCCTAGTTTTCAGGATTTATTGCAGCAGTTAAAAAATACCACTTGGCAAGCTTACGATCATCAGGATATACCTTTTGAGAAATTAGTAGAAGTTCTGCAACCAGAAAGAGATTTAAGTTTTAATCCTTTATTTCAGGTAAAATTTCGCTTAGAAAATGCCCCCACAGAAAAATTAGAATTACCGGGGTTAACTCTCACACCTCTAAATCGTACAGAAGCCAGCGCCAAACTAGATTTAAGTTTGGATATGTACGAGACATCAGCAGGTTTTGTGGGTGCATTTGAGTATAACCGAGATTTGTTTGTACCAGAGACAATTAGCCGCATGGTAGGACATTTTCAGACTCTACTCACAGCGATAGTTGAAAACCCAGAAAAACGGATTTCCGAATTACCATTACTTACAGAAAGTGAAAGGCAAAAAATCCTCATTGATTGGAATCAAACTCAGGTAGAATTTCCCAGTCATTTAACTTTTCAAAACTTATTTGCAGCGCAGGTAGAAAAGACACCGGATGCAGTAGCGGTAATATTTGAAAAGCAGTCTCTTACTTATAGAGAACTCAATCAAAAAAGTAATCAAGTTGCCCATTATTTGCAAAAAAAAGGAGTGAAACCAGAGATAATTGTGGGATTATGTGTAGAGCGATCGCCATTAATGATCATCGCTTTACTTGGTATTCTTAAAGCTGGTGGCGCATATCTTCCCCTAGACCCCAATTATCCCCCAGAACGCCTGGAGTATATGTTGGCTGATTCCCAAGTTCCGATTTTACTAACAGAAACCAGCCTGAAACCAGCACTCAGCACTTCTCCAAACTATGAAATAATTTACCTAGATACAGACTGGGAAATAATTTCTCAATGCAGCACAGAGAAACCAGAAAGCGAAGTTAAACCAGAAAATTTAGCTTATTTAATCTACACTTCCGGTTCCACTGGTAAACCCAAAGGCGTTTTAATTCCCCACATTGGCTTAACAAACCTCACAAAACATAAAATAGAAACTTGTGATGTTCATCCAGGTGACTGTGTACTGCAATTTTTCTCACTCAGCTTTGATGCTTCCATTCCCGAAATCATCATGGCCTTGGGAAGTGGTGCTAAACTCTGTCTCGCCAAATCAGAATCTTTATTACCCGGAGAAACCTTACTACAACTGCTACAAAATAATGCAGTTACTCATATAACTATTACCCCCTCAGCTTTGTCTCTACTTCCTTCAGCAGATTTACCACATTTGCGAATGATATTAGTAGGAGGAGAAGCCCCATCACCTGAATTAATCGCCAAATGGTCAGAAGGAAGACGCTTTATTAACGCTTACGGACCAACAGAAGTAACAGTCAACGCCAGCATGGTACTTTGTGGTAATGGTCATCCTTTGCTTCCCACCATTCGCCCCAGTGCCAACAAACAAGTATATATATTAGATAATTATTTACAACCAGTTCCTATTGGTGTAATTGGTGAACTTTACATTAGTGGAATTGGTTTAGCAAGAGGCTATTTAAATCGTCCAGATTTAACAGCAGAAAGATTCATTAAAAACCCATTTAATCACTTTAATAATCAATCCAGTCCCCCTCCTCGCTTGCGGGGAGGGGCTGTAGGAGAAGAATCTCGTTTATATAAAACCGGCGACCTTGCTTATTACTTACCTGATGGTCGCATCAAACTTTTAGGAAGGATTGATAATCAAGTAAAAATTCGTGGTTTTCGCATTGAACCGCAAGAAGTGGAAACAGTATTGTGTCAAAATTCTGGAGTGCGTGCTGGGGTAGTAATTGTCCGCGAAGACCAACCAGAACAGAAGCGTTTAGTTGCTTACGTTGTTCCTAATGAAGAAACCAGGGAACAGGGAAAAGAAAATTTACTTAGTTCCCAGTCTCTCCGCAGCTTTATGCGCGAGAAGTTACCAGAATATTTGGTTCCTAGTGCATTTGTGCTGTTGAAGGATTTACCCCTAACACCTAACGGTAAAATAGATATCCACTCTCTCCTCGCACCCGAAGAAATACTCTCAACATCTGAATTTATTGCCCCTCGGACAGAAATTGAAGCGCAATTAGCCAATATTTACACTCAGATACTCAACTTAGAAAAAGTCAGTATTCACGATGACTTTTTTGAATTGGGGGGACATTCTCTCATCGCTACCCAATTAATTTCTCAAGCCTTACAGGTGTTTCAAGTGGAATTGACTGTAATGGATTTGTTTGATGCGCCGACAGTAGCAGGTATGGCGGAACGAATTTTGCAAAGACAACTAACGGCGGAAATTAAAGTGACATCTGACACCGGAGACGATGAACGGGAGGAGTTTGAAATTTAA
- a CDS encoding amino acid adenylation domain-containing protein, with product MHPVDKRQNIENIYPLSPMQQGMLFHTLLTPQVGVYVPQVCLYLEGRLDINNLKTAWNQVVENHAALRTAFYWEQRDKPFQVVFKQVEIPWKFIDWQGIPEAEIKVKLEEYFQCDRTLGFDLKQPPLMRFTLIQLSDIKHILIWTQHHLILDGWSSALVIKQVWQNYYNSPFYYPNSRPYSDYISWLQKQDKIAAKQFWQKQLQGFTTPSYPLSFTRSESNKFTPQEQHRNLTPSQTTSLQQWAKQQKLTLNTLLQAAFAILLSRYCNTTDVVFGATSSGRPTALPGVESMVGLFINTLPVRVQVSATENLVAWLQKLQAQQAEALDYEYTSLLEIQEWSELSQGTSLFDSILVFENYPVDTSAIPENQQLRIVDIQSLEWTSFPLTVLVSVGNQLSLKVKYDRNRFTDHTITQLLEHFCILLLGMSQPVQTVGNLPLLTQQEYETIQQWNQTEAYYPPESIHQQFAAQVERTPDNIAVVFGDKQLTYKELNQRANQLAHYLQTLGVQPEIPVGIYIERSLEMVIGILGILKAGGCYVPLDPAYPAPRLTYIIDETNISVLLTQSSLLDKLPNYDGKILALDTDWQEISQISEDNPTTLVNPENAIYIIYTSGSTGTPKGVINTHRGVSNRLYWMQQQYNLEIGEPVLQKTPFSFDVSVWEFFWTLLNGGCLVMAKPEGHQETNYLLEIIEQQQITTLHFVPAMLGVFLEEPNLTARCRSVKRVICSGEALSIEIQNRFFRNLNAELHNLYGPTEAAIDVTYWQCQPTNDLHIVPIGRPISNTQIYLLNEDLQPVPLGVPGEIYIGGVGVARGYWNRPDLTAERFIKNTSHPNPPLVKERELDFPISPLSPTPLYKTGDLGRYLPDGNLEYLGRLDNQVKIRGLRIELGEIEAVLNQHPDIQQTVVILDSKSPENQRLVAYVVRSSTSTESESFTQELQKFLLSQLPEYMLPSVFIVLSALPLLPNGKINRQALPQPETVRHANQAYLAPRNSTETLVANILADVLRLERMGVDENFFELGGNSLSAIRVTSRLREAFQLDLPLHSVFEKPTIAGLAERIAILQQTIQQMQTTPSDQPGRKEISL from the coding sequence ATGCACCCCGTGGATAAACGCCAAAATATAGAAAATATCTATCCTCTATCTCCCATGCAGCAAGGAATGCTATTTCATACCTTGTTAACACCACAAGTAGGCGTGTATGTACCACAAGTTTGCTTGTATCTGGAAGGAAGACTAGATATAAATAATTTAAAAACTGCATGGAATCAAGTTGTGGAAAATCATGCAGCTTTACGCACAGCCTTTTATTGGGAACAGCGCGACAAACCTTTCCAAGTTGTATTTAAACAGGTAGAAATTCCTTGGAAATTTATTGATTGGCAAGGAATACCAGAAGCAGAAATTAAGGTAAAATTAGAGGAATATTTCCAGTGCGATCGCACTTTAGGATTTGACCTGAAGCAACCGCCCTTGATGCGGTTCACTCTAATTCAGCTATCAGATATTAAACATATTCTTATTTGGACACAGCATCATTTAATTCTTGATGGTTGGTCATCAGCATTAGTAATTAAACAAGTCTGGCAAAATTATTATAATTCTCCATTTTATTATCCTAATTCTCGCCCCTACAGTGACTACATTTCCTGGTTACAGAAACAGGATAAAATCGCCGCTAAACAATTCTGGCAAAAGCAACTTCAAGGATTCACCACACCTTCTTATCCCCTCTCCTTTACAAGAAGTGAAAGCAATAAATTCACACCCCAAGAACAACACCGCAACCTCACCCCTAGTCAAACCACTTCTTTACAACAGTGGGCAAAACAGCAAAAATTAACCCTAAATACTCTTTTACAGGCTGCTTTTGCTATATTATTAAGTCGTTATTGCAACACCACAGATGTAGTATTTGGTGCAACTTCATCAGGACGACCCACAGCCCTCCCCGGTGTAGAATCAATGGTGGGGTTATTTATCAATACCTTGCCGGTGCGAGTGCAAGTCTCAGCGACAGAGAATTTAGTTGCATGGTTGCAAAAATTACAAGCACAACAAGCAGAAGCTTTAGACTATGAATACACATCTCTCTTAGAAATTCAAGAATGGAGTGAACTTTCACAGGGAACTTCACTATTTGATAGTATTTTAGTATTTGAAAATTATCCCGTTGATACATCGGCAATTCCAGAAAATCAACAATTACGTATTGTTGATATTCAATCTTTAGAGTGGACAAGTTTCCCCTTAACGGTGTTGGTTTCTGTGGGAAATCAATTATCATTGAAGGTGAAATATGACCGCAATAGATTTACAGATCATACTATTACTCAATTATTAGAGCATTTCTGTATCCTGTTATTAGGAATGAGTCAACCAGTGCAAACTGTAGGAAACTTACCCCTATTAACTCAGCAGGAATACGAAACCATTCAGCAATGGAATCAAACAGAAGCATATTATCCCCCAGAATCTATTCATCAGCAATTTGCCGCCCAGGTAGAACGCACACCAGATAATATTGCTGTGGTGTTTGGGGACAAACAACTTACTTATAAAGAATTAAATCAACGCGCCAATCAATTAGCCCACTATTTACAAACTTTGGGAGTACAACCGGAAATCCCAGTGGGAATTTATATTGAACGTTCCTTAGAAATGGTGATTGGGATATTAGGTATCCTGAAAGCTGGAGGTTGTTATGTTCCCCTTGACCCCGCTTATCCCGCCCCTAGATTAACATATATTATTGATGAAACTAATATTTCGGTATTATTAACACAATCATCTTTATTAGATAAATTACCTAATTATGACGGTAAAATTCTTGCTTTGGATACAGATTGGCAGGAAATATCTCAGATATCTGAAGATAATCCCACTACCTTAGTTAATCCTGAAAATGCAATTTATATCATATATACCTCTGGTTCTACTGGTACACCCAAGGGAGTTATTAATACTCATAGAGGTGTGAGTAATCGGTTGTATTGGATGCAGCAACAGTATAATTTAGAGATAGGAGAACCAGTTTTACAAAAAACCCCCTTTAGTTTTGATGTTTCGGTGTGGGAATTTTTCTGGACATTACTTAACGGTGGTTGTTTAGTGATGGCTAAACCAGAAGGACACCAAGAGACTAATTATTTATTAGAGATTATTGAACAGCAGCAAATCACCACATTACACTTTGTGCCGGCAATGTTGGGAGTATTTTTAGAAGAACCAAATTTAACTGCACGTTGTCGCAGTGTGAAGCGGGTAATTTGTAGCGGTGAAGCCTTATCAATAGAGATTCAAAATCGCTTTTTCCGCAATTTAAATGCAGAATTGCACAATTTATATGGACCCACAGAAGCCGCAATTGATGTAACTTATTGGCAATGTCAACCTACAAATGATTTACATATAGTACCTATCGGTCGTCCTATTTCTAACACCCAAATTTACCTGCTGAATGAAGATTTACAACCAGTCCCGTTAGGTGTCCCTGGTGAAATTTACATTGGTGGTGTCGGAGTCGCACGGGGTTATTGGAATCGTCCAGATTTAACGGCGGAAAGGTTTATTAAAAATACATCACACCCTAACCCTCCCCTTGTAAAGGAGAGGGAACTAGATTTTCCGATTTCTCCCCTTTCTCCTACTCCCCTCTATAAAACAGGCGACCTTGGCCGTTATTTACCTGATGGTAATTTGGAATACTTGGGGCGATTGGATAATCAGGTAAAAATTCGGGGATTGAGAATTGAGTTAGGTGAAATTGAAGCGGTACTAAATCAACATCCTGATATTCAACAAACAGTTGTGATTTTGGACTCCAAATCCCCTGAAAATCAGCGTTTAGTTGCTTATGTAGTGCGTTCGTCAACTAGCACCGAGTCAGAATCTTTCACTCAAGAATTACAGAAATTTCTGTTATCTCAATTACCAGAGTATATGCTACCGTCAGTATTTATAGTGTTGTCAGCGTTACCTTTGTTGCCTAACGGTAAAATCAATCGTCAAGCTTTACCTCAACCTGAGACTGTACGCCATGCTAATCAAGCATATCTTGCACCGCGTAATTCTACAGAAACGCTGGTTGCTAATATTTTGGCGGATGTGTTGCGACTGGAACGCATGGGAGTAGATGAAAACTTTTTTGAATTGGGGGGAAATTCTCTCTCAGCAATTCGGGTAACATCACGACTGAGGGAGGCTTTTCAATTGGATTTACCTTTACATAGTGTGTTTGAAAAACCAACAATTGCTGGACTTGCAGAACGAATTGCAATTCTACAACAAACTATCCAACAGATGCAAACTACCCCATCTGATCAACCAGGGCGTAAGGAGATTTCGCTATGA